The following coding sequences lie in one Bifidobacterium sp. ESL0690 genomic window:
- the pflA gene encoding pyruvate formate-lyase-activating protein, whose amino-acid sequence MSETTQFKTTTQHMLKTSKVYAKHTLMGGLSGFQSPIGLDRHDRIDALRTGDIGFVHSWDINTSVDGPGTRMTVFMSGCPLRCQFCQNPDTWKMRDGQPVYLDDMIERVTRYKDVFQSTGGGVTFSGGESMMQGKFVSRVFHAVHKEGIHTCLDTSGFLDKSWTDEMIDDIDLCLLDVKSGDEKTYHEVTGSQLAPTIDFGQRLNKAGKKIWVRFVLVPGLTDSVENVENVAKICESFGDAVEHIDVLPFHQLGRPKWHQLGIPYPLETKEGPSKELKKRVHDQFKAHGFEVY is encoded by the coding sequence ATGTCCGAAACCACTCAATTTAAAACCACAACGCAGCATATGTTGAAGACTTCGAAAGTATATGCCAAGCACACGTTGATGGGCGGTCTCTCGGGTTTCCAGTCTCCTATAGGTCTCGACCGCCACGACCGCATTGATGCGCTGCGCACCGGCGACATCGGCTTTGTCCATTCCTGGGACATCAACACGTCCGTCGACGGGCCGGGGACCCGCATGACGGTGTTCATGAGCGGGTGTCCGTTGCGTTGCCAGTTCTGCCAGAACCCTGACACCTGGAAGATGCGCGACGGCCAGCCGGTCTATCTCGATGACATGATTGAGCGCGTCACCCGTTATAAGGACGTCTTCCAGAGCACTGGTGGGGGAGTCACCTTCTCTGGCGGCGAATCGATGATGCAAGGCAAATTCGTTTCGCGCGTCTTCCATGCCGTGCACAAGGAAGGTATTCACACCTGTCTCGACACTTCAGGCTTCTTGGACAAGAGCTGGACCGACGAGATGATCGACGACATCGATCTGTGCTTGCTTGACGTCAAGTCCGGCGACGAAAAGACCTATCACGAGGTGACCGGCAGCCAGCTTGCCCCGACCATCGACTTCGGTCAGAGGCTTAACAAGGCTGGCAAGAAGATCTGGGTGCGTTTCGTGCTCGTTCCGGGGCTGACCGATAGCGTCGAAAACGTCGAAAACGTGGCCAAGATCTGTGAATCGTTCGGTGACGCTGTCGAGCATATCGATGTGCTCCCGTTCCATCAGCTCGGTCGCCCGAAGTGGCATCAGCTCGGCATACCATATCCGCTGGAGACCAAGGAAGGCCCGTCCAAGGAACTGAAGAAGCGTGTCCACGACCAGTTCAAGGCTCACGGTTTCGAGGTCTATTAA
- the ileS gene encoding mupirocin-resistant isoleucine--tRNA ligase, translated as MSETTNSHVYPKASVGEQSAHVAPNPSFPKMEESVLDYWDKDDTFEKSVERNPSGDHSDNEFVFFDGPPFANGLPHYGHLLTGYAKDVIPRYQTMKGRKVSRVFGWDTHGLPAELEAQKELGIESVDQIEEMGIEKFNDACRKSVLKYTNEWKDYVHRQARWVDFEHGYKTLNTTYMESVMWAFKTLYDKGLAYKGYRVLPYCPKDRTPLSAHELRMDADVYQDRQDITLSVAVKMRDEDDAYAVFWTTTPWTVPTNFLIVVGEDIDYVEVKPTEGKFAGKKFYLGKPLLGSYTKELGENYEVVRELKGKELVGRRYWPVFPYFAGEEAESEGHVPGPNAYQILAADYVDTVEGTGMVHQAVYGEDDMNTLNAAGVNCIDVLDASCTFTADCPDYEGMYVFDANLPILRNLRNGDGPLARIPENHRALLFQEKSYVHSYPHCWRCGTPLIYKPVSSWFVSVTKIKDRLLANNQLINWIPENVKDGQFGKWLQNARDWSISRNRFWGSPIPVWVSDDPKYPRVDVYGSLEQLKTDFGDYPRDGEGNVNMHRPYIDNLTRVNPDDPTGKSHMHRISDVLDCWFESGSMPFAQFHYPFENKEYFEQHFPADYVVEYIGQTRGWFYVLHVMATALFDKPAFKNVICHGIVLGDDGQKMSKHLRNYPDVNGVFNDYGSDAMRWFLMSSPILRGGNLIVTADGIRDTVRQVLLPVWSSYYFFTLYANAANGGKGYDARALKPEEVAGLPQMDRYLLARTRRLVVSVEHALDTFAISDACAAVQDFIDMLTNWYIRNNRERFWDEDENAFNTLYTVLEVLMRVMAPLAPMESESIWRGLTGGESVHLAEWPFVTVQDEESHDVGANAESTGELNQGKETELGRVLVDEPALVDAMEQVREVVSSTLSLRKSCQIRVRQPLAKLTVLVDNPDGVAAYDDILKTELNVKDVEFSTLADAGKHGLKIVHDLKVNARAAGPRLGKQVQFAIKGSKSGNWHVDESGAPVVETPNGDLKLQDGEYTLINQVEEVGADDRANDVSAALPGGGFVILDTALNDDLIAEGYARDVIRAVQDARKDADLDIADRISLKLDVPAADAPKAEQFRDLIAHETLATTLDINADASADELKVTVAKQ; from the coding sequence GTGAGCGAAACCACCAATTCCCATGTGTATCCCAAGGCGTCCGTAGGCGAGCAAAGCGCGCACGTCGCGCCGAACCCAAGCTTTCCCAAAATGGAAGAATCAGTGCTCGACTATTGGGACAAGGACGACACCTTTGAAAAATCCGTCGAGCGCAACCCCAGCGGCGACCACAGCGACAACGAGTTCGTCTTCTTCGACGGCCCGCCATTCGCCAACGGCCTGCCACATTACGGCCATTTGCTCACCGGCTACGCCAAGGACGTTATCCCGCGCTACCAGACCATGAAAGGCCGCAAGGTCAGCCGTGTCTTCGGCTGGGACACCCATGGTCTGCCCGCCGAACTCGAGGCCCAGAAGGAACTCGGCATCGAATCGGTCGACCAGATCGAGGAAATGGGCATCGAGAAGTTCAATGACGCCTGCCGCAAGTCCGTCCTGAAGTATACCAACGAGTGGAAGGACTATGTCCACCGCCAGGCCCGCTGGGTCGATTTCGAGCACGGTTACAAGACCCTCAACACCACCTACATGGAATCGGTGATGTGGGCGTTCAAGACCCTCTACGACAAGGGTCTGGCCTACAAGGGCTACCGCGTGCTGCCGTACTGCCCGAAGGACCGCACCCCGCTTTCCGCGCACGAGCTGCGCATGGATGCCGATGTCTATCAGGACCGTCAGGACATCACCCTCTCCGTCGCCGTTAAGATGCGTGATGAGGACGACGCCTACGCTGTCTTTTGGACGACTACGCCTTGGACCGTGCCGACCAACTTCCTTATTGTCGTTGGTGAGGATATCGATTATGTCGAGGTCAAGCCTACTGAAGGCAAGTTCGCCGGCAAGAAGTTCTACTTGGGCAAGCCGCTGCTCGGCTCGTATACCAAGGAACTTGGCGAGAACTATGAGGTTGTTCGTGAACTTAAAGGCAAGGAGCTGGTCGGCCGTCGCTACTGGCCGGTTTTCCCATATTTCGCAGGTGAAGAAGCCGAGTCTGAAGGCCATGTCCCTGGGCCGAACGCCTACCAGATTCTCGCCGCCGACTACGTCGACACCGTCGAAGGTACCGGCATGGTCCATCAGGCTGTCTATGGCGAAGACGATATGAACACGCTGAACGCAGCCGGCGTCAATTGCATCGACGTGCTCGACGCTAGCTGCACCTTCACCGCCGATTGCCCGGACTACGAAGGCATGTACGTCTTCGACGCCAATCTGCCGATCCTGCGCAACCTGCGCAACGGCGACGGCCCGCTGGCCCGCATCCCCGAGAATCATCGCGCGCTGCTCTTCCAGGAGAAGAGCTACGTGCACTCCTACCCGCACTGCTGGCGCTGCGGCACTCCGCTGATCTACAAGCCGGTCTCTTCCTGGTTCGTCTCCGTCACCAAGATCAAGGATCGTCTGCTGGCCAACAACCAGCTGATCAACTGGATTCCCGAGAACGTGAAGGACGGTCAGTTCGGCAAGTGGCTGCAGAACGCCCGCGACTGGTCGATTTCGCGCAACCGCTTCTGGGGTTCGCCGATTCCCGTCTGGGTTTCCGACGACCCGAAGTACCCGCGCGTCGACGTCTACGGTTCACTTGAACAGCTCAAGACTGACTTTGGCGACTACCCGCGTGACGGTGAGGGCAATGTCAACATGCATCGTCCTTATATCGACAACCTGACGCGCGTCAACCCCGACGACCCGACCGGCAAGTCGCATATGCACCGCATTTCCGACGTACTCGATTGCTGGTTCGAGTCCGGCTCTATGCCGTTCGCGCAGTTCCATTACCCCTTCGAGAACAAGGAATATTTCGAACAGCACTTCCCGGCCGACTACGTGGTCGAATACATCGGCCAGACCCGCGGCTGGTTCTATGTGCTGCACGTCATGGCCACGGCCCTGTTCGACAAGCCCGCTTTCAAGAACGTCATCTGCCACGGCATCGTGCTCGGCGACGACGGCCAGAAGATGAGCAAGCACTTGCGTAACTACCCGGACGTCAACGGCGTGTTCAACGACTACGGCTCCGACGCGATGCGCTGGTTCCTCATGTCCTCGCCGATCCTGCGTGGCGGCAATTTGATTGTTACTGCTGATGGCATTCGTGACACCGTGCGTCAGGTGCTGCTTCCGGTGTGGAGTTCGTATTACTTCTTTACGCTGTACGCCAACGCGGCCAACGGCGGGAAGGGTTACGACGCTCGCGCGCTGAAGCCTGAAGAGGTCGCCGGTCTGCCGCAGATGGACCGCTACCTGCTGGCCCGTACCCGCAGGCTTGTGGTGTCGGTCGAGCATGCGCTCGATACGTTCGCCATCTCCGACGCCTGCGCCGCGGTACAGGACTTCATCGACATGCTCACCAACTGGTACATCCGCAACAACCGCGAACGCTTCTGGGATGAGGACGAGAACGCCTTCAACACCCTCTACACCGTGCTCGAAGTGCTCATGCGTGTCATGGCGCCGTTGGCCCCCATGGAGTCCGAGTCGATCTGGCGTGGCTTGACCGGTGGGGAATCGGTGCATCTGGCCGAATGGCCATTCGTCACCGTGCAGGACGAGGAATCCCATGATGTCGGCGCGAACGCCGAATCAACCGGTGAACTCAACCAGGGCAAGGAAACCGAGCTGGGACGCGTCTTGGTCGACGAGCCTGCGTTGGTGGATGCCATGGAGCAGGTGCGCGAAGTCGTTTCCAGCACGCTTTCCCTGCGCAAGTCCTGCCAGATTCGCGTGCGCCAGCCGCTCGCCAAGCTCACCGTTCTGGTCGACAATCCCGATGGCGTCGCCGCATACGACGATATTCTGAAGACCGAGCTCAATGTCAAGGACGTGGAGTTCTCCACGCTCGCTGACGCTGGCAAGCATGGCCTGAAAATCGTCCACGATCTGAAGGTCAACGCACGAGCTGCCGGCCCGAGGCTCGGCAAGCAGGTGCAGTTCGCCATCAAGGGCTCCAAGTCCGGCAACTGGCATGTCGACGAGTCTGGCGCTCCGGTCGTTGAGACGCCGAATGGCGACCTCAAACTGCAAGACGGCGAATACACGCTGATCAACCAGGTCGAGGAAGTCGGAGCGGATGACCGCGCCAACGACGTTTCCGCAGCGCTTCCCGGCGGTGGCTTCGTCATTCTCGACACGGCACTCAACGATGACCTTATCGCCGAAGGGTATGCCCGCGATGTCATCCGCGCCGTGCAGGACGCCCGTAAGGACGCCGACCTCGACATCGCCGACCGCATCAGCCTGAAGCTCGATGTGCCAGCAGCCGATGCGCCGAAGGCCGAGCAGTTCCGCGATCTCATCGCCCACGAAACCCTCGCCACGACGCTCGACATCAACGCCGACGCGTCCGCCGACGAGCTGAAGGTGACAGTCGCCAAGCAGTAA
- a CDS encoding thioredoxin domain-containing protein: protein MNTNNSVEEPERAETEPIQEAGTAAPGERKPEAHAVKKERKLRNVILIITAIIVVAIVAVTGVKVWNSHKAAVAESSPEALSKSYEQLQQVASKPANATKQGGLRAYSKAQYNPDAPTVEVYEDFLCPYCGKLARELEPTLIRMEKARQINLEFHVVNFLDTPQTKQYSTRTASAVAYVSEHDPDHTAAFVSALFERDFQPNENHYKDVSNDQIAAQAIKAGVKPEVAKASMNGMYADYITKATNYDSKRKELYTTVQGTHSFFTPTIRVDGHIWPVNVFADLSHSSEQFCHSIGIDPVKVGDPSVLPAIGTDGVLSVIK, encoded by the coding sequence GTGAATACCAACAACAGCGTCGAGGAACCAGAGCGCGCGGAAACCGAGCCGATTCAGGAAGCTGGGACTGCTGCGCCGGGCGAGAGAAAGCCTGAGGCGCATGCCGTCAAGAAGGAACGCAAACTACGTAACGTCATCCTCATCATTACCGCAATCATCGTGGTAGCGATTGTGGCCGTCACTGGGGTCAAGGTATGGAACAGCCACAAGGCTGCCGTCGCCGAAAGCTCTCCCGAAGCGCTATCGAAGTCGTACGAACAGCTGCAGCAGGTGGCGAGCAAACCCGCGAACGCGACCAAGCAGGGCGGGCTGCGCGCCTACAGCAAGGCGCAGTACAACCCGGACGCTCCAACGGTGGAAGTCTATGAGGACTTCCTGTGCCCTTACTGCGGCAAGCTCGCTCGCGAGCTCGAGCCGACGCTGATCCGCATGGAAAAAGCCCGGCAGATCAATCTCGAATTCCATGTGGTCAATTTCCTCGACACCCCTCAGACCAAGCAATATTCCACGCGCACGGCCAGCGCCGTGGCCTACGTTTCGGAGCACGACCCCGACCACACGGCCGCTTTCGTCTCGGCCTTGTTCGAACGCGACTTCCAACCGAACGAGAATCATTACAAGGACGTCAGCAACGACCAGATTGCGGCCCAGGCCATCAAGGCCGGCGTAAAGCCAGAAGTCGCCAAAGCGTCGATGAACGGCATGTATGCGGACTACATCACCAAAGCCACGAACTACGACTCGAAACGCAAGGAGCTTTACACCACCGTGCAAGGCACCCACAGCTTTTTCACTCCCACCATCCGGGTCGACGGACATATCTGGCCGGTGAACGTGTTCGCCGACCTTTCGCACAGCTCGGAGCAGTTCTGCCACAGCATCGGCATCGATCCAGTCAAGGTGGGCGACCCGAGCGTTTTGCCTGCCATCGGCACGGACGGGGTACTCAGCGTCATCAAGTGA